One window of Terriglobia bacterium genomic DNA carries:
- a CDS encoding lactonase family protein translates to MKAFIVFRSPLLAVILTISFAVTAAQAVTPDDGDDAGRVYVMTNRPSGNAIIVYNRAADGSLTKLQEVSTGGLGGDDAVLPPPLPPNPGPDPLQSQDAIVLTSDGRFLLAVNAGSNEISVLRVTRSGLELASKQSSGGAFPVSIAQHRDIVYVLNEGESPFDVLGKSGSITGFQLGWDGKLSPIPNSTRDLGPDTGASDIIFSGDGGTLVATEMFTNLLDVFHVSSDGTPGSKTSIPTNQPTPFGAAFRGDIMTVTELHVIPVDGRRQGLPNASTISSYRVQSDGSLQTISNSVAINRTGSCWVRFSLDGRFAYTVDTLSGTISTLTVSKQGELALQGIVSTGGAFSAPIDMDITADGKFLYVVLSLGQISHTPPLLPTPDSPARVQGYQIQKDGTLIPIATVGDIPNSVQGLVAR, encoded by the coding sequence ATGAAAGCATTTATAGTTTTCCGATCTCCTTTGCTTGCCGTCATTCTGACAATAAGTTTTGCCGTGACAGCGGCGCAGGCGGTTACGCCGGATGACGGAGACGACGCCGGTAGAGTCTATGTGATGACCAATAGGCCATCGGGCAATGCAATCATCGTCTATAATCGGGCCGCGGACGGCTCTCTAACCAAACTGCAAGAAGTCTCCACTGGCGGCTTGGGCGGTGATGATGCCGTTCTCCCGCCACCATTACCTCCCAATCCAGGTCCCGACCCGCTGCAATCACAGGATGCGATCGTCTTGACATCAGATGGCCGTTTCCTGCTGGCAGTCAATGCCGGCAGCAATGAGATCTCAGTATTGCGAGTGACCCGCTCCGGTTTGGAGCTAGCAAGTAAGCAGTCAAGTGGCGGCGCTTTCCCCGTTAGCATCGCACAACACCGGGACATAGTTTATGTATTGAATGAAGGCGAGAGCCCATTTGACGTACTAGGGAAATCCGGCAGCATCACAGGGTTTCAGTTGGGATGGGATGGAAAATTGTCCCCAATTCCGAATTCGACCAGAGATCTTGGGCCAGACACCGGCGCATCGGACATCATTTTTAGCGGCGATGGAGGCACTCTGGTCGCGACTGAAATGTTCACCAATCTGCTGGATGTCTTCCATGTAAGTTCTGACGGTACTCCCGGAAGCAAGACTTCCATTCCTACGAACCAGCCTACTCCTTTCGGAGCCGCATTTCGCGGCGACATCATGACGGTCACCGAACTTCATGTCATCCCTGTCGATGGGCGGCGTCAAGGGCTGCCTAATGCCTCAACTATATCCAGCTACAGAGTGCAAAGCGATGGTTCGCTTCAAACGATTAGTAATTCGGTGGCTATCAATCGAACAGGAAGCTGCTGGGTCCGCTTCAGCCTCGATGGCCGTTTTGCTTATACTGTCGACACGCTGAGCGGCACTATCTCTACCCTTACGGTATCGAAGCAAGGGGAGCTGGCTCTGCAAGGTATCGTCTCTACCGGAGGGGCCTTCAGCGCTCCTATCGATATGGATATAACAGCCGATGGCAAGTTTCTCTATGTAGTCCTCTCTCTGGGACAAATCTCCCATACTCCGCCACTGCTTCCAACACCAGACTCTCCTGCGCGCGTGCAGGGCTATCAGATCCAAAAGGATGGCACTCTGATTCCCATAGCGACAGTGGGCGACATCCCAAACAGTGTTCAAGGCCTCGTCGCCCGCTAG
- a CDS encoding lactonase family protein, with product MNLLKAFRAKLALVSATILVLALSLSASAAVHDDGDNAKVNNRVYVLSNVGTGNTILVYDRADDGVLTFLSEVATGGFGSGPGELPPPLPPFPGPIPLDSQDALIKTSDGRFLIAVNAGSNDISVLNITRDGLKLTDKVPSQGIFPVSLTEHQHLVYVANAGQTPDELPGATPSITGFRLNEDGKLHFIPGSRKIVGPPDASAADIVFSPDGKVLVMTELNGNMVDVFRMGEDGRTIDETRTPANSLTPFGAQFTRGNILAVVETNDTSRRLAVNNETSASTYRVTSDGNLVPISKAVKNGETAACWIRFTPDGQFAFSINAGSGSISTFKLSPDGELSLVNGITVDTGGPFSLPIDADITADGKFLYVAAALDGLNGKPQIPLPLKVATIQAYQIGSDGSLTLVGKTTGVPFTTEGVVAH from the coding sequence ATGAATTTATTGAAGGCCTTTCGAGCTAAGTTGGCCCTGGTGAGTGCAACCATTTTGGTCCTTGCATTGTCCCTGAGTGCCAGTGCGGCCGTCCACGACGACGGTGACAACGCAAAAGTCAACAATAGAGTCTATGTCTTATCGAATGTGGGCACCGGGAATACAATACTCGTATATGATCGCGCCGACGATGGCGTCTTAACCTTCCTTAGCGAGGTTGCCACTGGCGGCTTCGGAAGCGGACCAGGTGAGTTGCCACCGCCGCTGCCACCCTTTCCCGGACCAATTCCTCTCGATTCACAGGACGCTTTGATCAAGACTTCCGATGGCCGTTTTCTCATTGCCGTGAACGCCGGTAGTAATGACATCTCGGTATTGAATATCACTCGCGATGGCCTGAAGTTAACGGACAAGGTCCCATCCCAAGGCATCTTTCCGGTCAGCCTGACTGAGCACCAGCACCTTGTCTACGTCGCGAATGCCGGCCAAACGCCTGATGAACTCCCTGGAGCAACACCATCGATTACGGGATTCCGCCTCAATGAAGATGGCAAACTCCACTTCATACCAGGTTCGAGAAAGATCGTCGGTCCCCCCGATGCCAGCGCCGCTGACATCGTATTTAGTCCGGATGGCAAAGTGCTGGTAATGACGGAGCTCAACGGAAACATGGTGGACGTATTTCGAATGGGAGAGGATGGAAGGACGATTGATGAAACCAGAACCCCTGCAAACAGCCTCACGCCGTTCGGAGCCCAGTTTACGCGGGGTAACATTTTGGCCGTCGTAGAAACAAATGACACTTCGCGCCGCCTGGCCGTCAACAATGAAACCAGTGCCTCAACTTATCGCGTTACCAGCGATGGGAATCTCGTTCCTATCAGCAAAGCAGTAAAGAATGGCGAAACTGCAGCTTGTTGGATTCGCTTTACTCCAGATGGACAATTTGCATTCTCTATAAATGCAGGAAGTGGTTCCATCTCCACCTTCAAACTGTCGCCTGATGGCGAGTTGTCCCTGGTAAATGGGATCACGGTTGATACCGGTGGCCCATTTAGCTTGCCAATTGATGCGGACATCACAGCTGATGGCAAATTTCTTTATGTCGCGGCTGCCCTCGATGGGCTCAATGGAAAACCGCAGATTCCATTGCCGCTAAAAGTTGCGACGATCCAAGCCTATCAAATCGGCAGCGACGGATCACTAACCTTGGTTGGTAAAACAACTGGAGTTCCGTTTACCACCGAGGGAGTTGTTGCCCATTAA
- a CDS encoding DoxX family protein: MATDAGRMVMASRKSREAGRGIVVLYWIFTLLLVAHFSLTAITLILRVPMITALVRHLGYPEYFPVLLGVAKILGIVAILQPWSATLKEWGYAGMTFDVGAALFSHISSHDTAKDIAGPIVILVLIAISYFGYAKVKNPALVEADVSKRPNI, translated from the coding sequence ATGGCTACTGACGCTGGAAGGATGGTGATGGCGTCCAGGAAGAGCCGTGAAGCCGGCCGGGGCATCGTAGTTCTATATTGGATTTTTACCCTGCTGCTGGTAGCGCATTTTTCCCTCACAGCTATTACTCTCATTCTCCGGGTGCCCATGATCACGGCCTTGGTGCGCCATCTGGGATACCCTGAGTACTTTCCCGTTTTACTCGGCGTTGCCAAGATACTGGGCATCGTAGCAATTTTGCAGCCCTGGTCCGCTACGCTCAAGGAATGGGGATATGCCGGGATGACGTTCGACGTAGGCGCTGCATTGTTTTCTCATATTTCCTCGCATGATACTGCGAAAGATATAGCCGGACCAATCGTGATCTTGGTTCTGATTGCAATTTCTTATTTTGGTTACGCTAAGGTTAAAAACCCGGCATTAGTCGAGGCCGACGTTTCCAAACGTCCAAATATTTGA
- a CDS encoding lactonase family protein, with amino-acid sequence MLKSIRFCCVIAGVILSCLSFAFASDVIYVIANPTGPNYVTAYTRNQQSGALTLLGSYPTGGAGLVSTEFVGAQANSLVFSKGRLYAINPGSNDISIFSVQEDGTLRLAHAPIPSGGIGPETIAIHDHLLYVGNDGNASTPPNMTGFLIDNGSLRPIHGSAVTLNIGDHPADLKFSKNGHFLVGSLADSGIIDVFRVKDDGTLLQTAELHDQPGIVELAFNPVHQNKLIGTLANFPGVKSYVISAEGEITILSSIQDTATIDSCWIVTDKAGTKAWVTAPLSSSIILYTIDPQTRLTRVSSHDTSSFGFTLTDLVMDESGSFIYAMKPLSGSVHIFRLTGSELEAGVADAGDVIVPAPPGGVPYAPLGIVLVQTGNDSHGDD; translated from the coding sequence ATGCTTAAGAGCATCAGATTTTGCTGCGTGATTGCTGGGGTGATACTGTCATGCCTTTCGTTTGCTTTTGCGTCCGACGTTATATATGTGATTGCCAACCCGACCGGGCCCAACTATGTAACGGCGTATACCCGAAACCAGCAGTCTGGAGCACTGACTCTTCTGGGCTCTTATCCCACTGGCGGCGCCGGACTAGTGAGTACTGAATTTGTAGGAGCGCAGGCGAACTCCCTGGTTTTTAGTAAGGGCCGTCTTTATGCCATCAATCCTGGCAGCAATGACATCTCTATCTTTTCGGTACAGGAGGATGGAACTTTGCGGCTGGCCCATGCTCCAATCCCTTCCGGTGGTATCGGTCCAGAAACCATTGCGATCCATGACCATCTTTTATATGTAGGCAATGATGGCAATGCCAGCACGCCGCCCAATATGACTGGCTTCTTGATAGACAACGGTAGTCTCCGCCCTATTCATGGCTCCGCCGTGACATTGAATATAGGGGACCATCCTGCCGACCTAAAATTTAGCAAAAACGGTCACTTTCTGGTGGGATCGCTTGCTGATTCTGGAATCATCGATGTGTTCCGCGTGAAGGACGATGGAACGCTGCTCCAGACTGCTGAACTGCACGACCAGCCGGGAATTGTGGAGTTGGCCTTCAACCCGGTTCATCAGAATAAGCTGATTGGAACACTCGCCAATTTCCCTGGGGTCAAGTCCTATGTCATCTCAGCCGAAGGTGAAATCACGATATTGAGTTCTATCCAGGATACCGCCACGATAGATTCGTGCTGGATAGTAACCGACAAGGCGGGGACAAAGGCTTGGGTAACCGCGCCACTCTCTTCTTCGATTATACTTTATACTATTGATCCTCAAACTAGACTTACGCGCGTCAGTTCGCACGATACGTCGTCTTTTGGGTTTACCCTGACTGACTTAGTAATGGACGAATCGGGAAGTTTCATCTATGCGATGAAGCCCCTGAGTGGCAGCGTTCACATTTTTCGCCTAACGGGATCCGAATTGGAGGCAGGCGTCGCAGATGCCGGCGACGTCATTGTTCCTGCGCCTCCGGGAGGCGTCCCATATGCGCCGCTCGGCATCGTTCTGGTGCAGACAGGTAATGATTCTCATGGCGACGATTAA
- a CDS encoding TolC family protein, translating into MLLPLLIPGNYVCAQTGQTASPSPGTQANTLPLSGRTGQSGSVTTIQTPISGTTTSVNTINSAIQVQGPFAGSALSIVKKPFSGKLSLMEAIQRGLGYNLGAVNVSQAVRQAQGQSRSIRSALLPNLNGAINETVEQIDLQALGIRINTPVPGFTIPSVVGPFNFIDFRAHLSQTIADSTALNNYRSAREIIRSSDYLAKDARDLVVLAVAGQYLEIIAAQARVRSAQAQLETANALYEQTSQMKFAGVVAQIDVNRSQVQALTQKQRLTSLQNNLAKLKIGLARSIGLPPTDQYDITDDVPFSPAPELTLEDALKQAFQQRSDLKAAQAQVRAAEKARAAARGERLPSVAVNADYGVIGTTPSQSHGTFSVTGTLRIPLWQGGRTEGDIEQAGAALAERQAELEDLKSQIEAEVRNDYLDLLASASQVEVAAKNLETGKQTLELSRQRLQVGVAAAVEIVQAQDGVASAELDYINSVFAHNLAKLSLARSLGRAGDNLQQFIEFH; encoded by the coding sequence ATGCTACTCCCGTTGCTGATTCCCGGAAACTATGTTTGTGCTCAAACTGGACAGACGGCCAGTCCATCACCGGGAACGCAGGCGAACACCCTGCCGTTGTCCGGAAGAACAGGTCAGAGTGGATCGGTAACCACAATTCAAACACCCATCTCGGGAACGACGACCAGTGTCAACACCATCAATTCTGCTATCCAGGTGCAGGGACCATTTGCAGGTAGCGCGTTGAGCATTGTAAAGAAGCCGTTTTCCGGCAAACTTTCCCTGATGGAAGCTATTCAACGCGGACTGGGCTATAACTTGGGAGCCGTGAATGTATCGCAGGCAGTCCGCCAGGCGCAAGGGCAAAGCAGGAGCATCCGCAGCGCATTGCTTCCCAATTTGAACGGGGCTATCAATGAAACCGTCGAGCAAATCGACCTCCAGGCTCTGGGTATCCGGATCAATACGCCGGTTCCAGGGTTCACAATCCCTTCCGTGGTTGGACCTTTTAACTTTATTGATTTTCGCGCCCATTTATCCCAAACCATAGCCGACTCAACCGCATTGAATAATTATCGCTCCGCTAGGGAAATCATTCGTTCCAGTGACTATCTGGCCAAAGACGCCCGAGATCTTGTAGTTCTCGCAGTCGCCGGGCAATATCTCGAAATTATCGCGGCCCAGGCCCGGGTGAGGTCGGCACAGGCGCAGCTTGAGACGGCCAATGCTCTCTATGAACAAACTTCCCAAATGAAGTTTGCGGGTGTGGTTGCGCAGATCGATGTCAATCGCAGCCAGGTTCAAGCTCTCACCCAAAAGCAGCGCCTTACTTCCCTGCAAAACAATCTGGCAAAGCTGAAGATAGGATTGGCAAGGTCCATAGGACTTCCACCCACGGACCAATACGACATCACCGATGACGTTCCTTTCTCGCCTGCGCCGGAACTGACTCTGGAAGATGCATTGAAGCAGGCTTTTCAGCAGCGTTCCGATTTGAAGGCGGCCCAGGCCCAGGTCCGTGCTGCCGAGAAGGCGCGCGCGGCAGCGCGTGGCGAACGATTGCCTTCGGTGGCCGTGAACGCTGATTACGGCGTAATTGGCACGACGCCGTCACAATCGCACGGAACGTTCTCAGTCACTGGAACATTGCGGATTCCCCTGTGGCAGGGAGGCAGGACCGAGGGCGACATCGAACAGGCCGGCGCCGCACTGGCGGAGCGGCAAGCCGAATTGGAAGATCTCAAAAGCCAGATCGAAGCCGAAGTCCGCAATGACTACCTTGATCTGTTGGCGTCGGCAAGTCAGGTTGAAGTTGCAGCCAAGAACCTGGAAACCGGCAAGCAAACTCTTGAATTGTCTCGCCAGCGCCTTCAAGTCGGCGTCGCGGCTGCGGTCGAAATCGTGCAAGCTCAAGACGGAGTGGCCTCCGCTGAACTGGACTACATCAATAGCGTATTCGCGCACAATCTGGCCAAACTAAGCTTGGCGCGTTCGCTGGGAAGAGCCGGCGACAACCTGCAGCAATTTATAGAGTTCCATTAA
- a CDS encoding ABC transporter permease: MGEFFRKVFNYRLAALVRKELIQIGRDKRMVGSLTMQPILQVLLLGFALSANVTDVKLGVVDQSRTPESRALIAALTESRSFKLQGSYFSVEQLGEALGRGDVDAGVVILYEYARELQRGHSTDVQFLLNATNANTAAISQGYVENVMQFYNRDLAHEGLHVRFEKVAVHDIARRGVVTLQPAFLYNPGLDGSWFIVTGVLGLLLVLDGSLVASTMMIKERESGTIEQLLMLPASTSEIIISKIMPIFFLMCLMVLLVLTMLKLVFHVPFQGSMILVLVGASFCSLVGIGIGTVTATFSKTAKQALLTSFFINPVLVTLSGVLTPVEAMPRWLRPFTALNPLTHFVEIARGSLLKGSGFADLWARFLGLSLLTVILISLSVWRFRKQIS, from the coding sequence ATGGGAGAATTCTTTCGCAAAGTCTTCAATTACCGGCTCGCCGCCCTGGTGCGCAAGGAGTTGATTCAGATTGGACGTGACAAGCGGATGGTCGGGTCGCTGACCATGCAGCCTATCTTGCAAGTCCTGCTCTTGGGCTTTGCTCTTAGCGCCAATGTGACTGATGTAAAGCTCGGCGTAGTCGACCAGAGCAGGACTCCTGAAAGCCGTGCTTTGATCGCAGCGCTTACAGAGAGCAGGAGCTTTAAACTGCAGGGGTCCTATTTTTCGGTCGAACAACTGGGAGAGGCGCTCGGCCGCGGCGACGTCGATGCGGGTGTGGTTATTCTGTATGAATACGCTCGTGAATTGCAGCGTGGACACTCGACCGATGTCCAATTTCTCCTGAATGCAACCAACGCCAATACCGCAGCCATTAGCCAGGGATACGTGGAAAACGTAATGCAGTTCTATAATCGCGACCTGGCTCATGAAGGGCTTCACGTCCGGTTTGAGAAAGTCGCAGTTCACGATATTGCTCGCCGTGGCGTCGTAACTCTTCAGCCCGCCTTCCTCTACAATCCCGGCCTCGATGGTTCCTGGTTCATCGTTACCGGCGTCTTGGGCCTCTTGCTGGTGCTCGATGGTTCATTGGTAGCTTCCACCATGATGATCAAAGAACGCGAGAGTGGCACCATCGAGCAGCTGCTCATGTTACCGGCCAGCACTTCGGAGATCATCATTTCCAAGATCATGCCCATCTTCTTTCTAATGTGCCTGATGGTATTGCTCGTGCTGACCATGCTGAAGCTTGTTTTCCATGTGCCGTTTCAGGGCAGCATGATTCTCGTGCTGGTGGGCGCCTCGTTTTGCTCGCTTGTGGGGATTGGCATCGGAACGGTAACTGCTACATTCAGCAAAACAGCCAAGCAGGCGTTGCTCACCAGTTTCTTTATAAACCCAGTCTTGGTTACGCTCTCCGGGGTTTTGACTCCGGTCGAGGCGATGCCGAGATGGTTGCGACCTTTCACCGCTCTCAATCCGCTAACGCACTTCGTAGAGATCGCTCGCGGGAGCCTGTTGAAAGGCAGTGGATTTGCAGATTTGTGGGCCCGCTTCCTTGGCCTGTCACTCTTGACGGTGATCTTGATCTCATTGAGCGTCTGGCGGTTTCGTAAACAGATCAGTTGA
- a CDS encoding ABC transporter permease, whose amino-acid sequence MRRILAQARKELVQILRDRRALGLALIFPLVQLVLMGAGISLDVDELPVVVQDFDNSPASQKFVDKFRASISFHVVSWPVQKQPEQAFTSHTARATLIIPEHFGRDIARGTTSPVQLLVDASDSNTARLLAGYARQITTAFNQDNGEAAHPEPVRADIRLWYNPERSSKKFYGPGIFVLVLTIFPSLLASLAMSKEGEQKTILQVFVSSISAHEFLLGKILAFAAISLSEALLCLILLFTYFGTSFAGDPTPFVVATLLYAFCVPAFGTLLGAAIPDQAAAVQAVGVFSYLLVFLLGGLIFPIENIPAVLRWISNLVWGRYYIEVVRDAFLQGGGWSAAWFKVLAIALFGMIFYLVAWRKMRRMQLEA is encoded by the coding sequence ATGAGACGCATATTGGCCCAGGCGCGGAAGGAATTGGTCCAAATATTGCGCGACCGGCGAGCGCTGGGATTGGCGCTGATATTTCCGTTGGTCCAACTTGTGCTGATGGGTGCCGGTATTTCGCTCGACGTGGACGAGCTTCCGGTGGTGGTGCAGGACTTCGACAACTCGCCGGCCTCGCAAAAATTTGTCGATAAGTTCCGCGCATCCATCAGCTTTCATGTTGTTTCCTGGCCTGTGCAGAAGCAGCCGGAGCAGGCCTTTACATCCCATACGGCACGGGCGACATTGATCATACCGGAGCACTTCGGTAGAGATATTGCGCGCGGAACCACTTCGCCAGTGCAACTCCTGGTCGATGCTTCCGATTCCAACACCGCCCGTCTCCTTGCCGGTTATGCCCGCCAGATCACCACGGCCTTCAATCAAGACAACGGCGAAGCTGCTCATCCCGAGCCGGTAAGAGCGGACATCAGACTTTGGTACAATCCGGAGCGGTCCTCGAAAAAATTTTACGGCCCCGGCATTTTCGTTCTTGTCCTTACCATCTTCCCGTCGCTTCTAGCTTCTTTGGCAATGTCCAAAGAAGGAGAGCAGAAGACCATCCTTCAGGTCTTTGTATCGAGCATCTCGGCCCATGAATTCCTGTTGGGAAAGATTCTGGCATTTGCGGCCATTTCTTTGAGCGAAGCGCTGCTCTGCCTGATATTGCTGTTCACCTATTTCGGCACGAGCTTTGCCGGCGATCCAACTCCGTTTGTGGTCGCTACACTTCTCTACGCATTTTGCGTGCCGGCATTCGGCACCCTGCTGGGAGCAGCTATTCCCGACCAGGCGGCGGCCGTGCAGGCAGTTGGAGTTTTCAGCTACCTGCTTGTGTTTCTTCTGGGCGGGCTCATCTTTCCGATTGAGAACATTCCTGCCGTCTTGCGCTGGATCTCGAATCTTGTTTGGGGCCGATATTACATTGAAGTCGTTCGCGATGCCTTTTTGCAGGGCGGTGGCTGGTCCGCGGCATGGTTTAAGGTTTTGGCGATCGCCTTGTTCGGAATGATCTTTTATCTGGTCGCATGGCGTAAGATGCGGCGCATGCAACTCGAGGCGTGA
- a CDS encoding ATP-binding cassette domain-containing protein encodes MTTLVRDQSRNGNLAKGKVPIAICIRDLKKQYGDIEAIRGINFEVKPGEIFGLIGPDGAGKTSTFQILAGVMEASSGQAEVFGHPARDMRAQTGYLTQAFSLYPDLTVMENIRYIGDLRRVPVNEIIDRGSQYLKAFDMDRFAGRLAGQLSGGMKQKLALICALVAQPRVLVLDEPTTGVDPVSRREFWDTLAHLSGIGLTILVATPYLDEAERCHRVALLHLGEIQQIGTPDEIRNSLNASRLELRTANLGEAERVLSRVSGAEREILDVQRFGDRLDLLAPNVQIAERIAVQALASSNLSVEELRVDRPTLENTFVAKLRGLGHQMHDKPFPARHSRKRQSSNFAIAATSLTRRFGDFLAVKNVNVQVRYGEIYGLLGANGAGKTTTIKMLCGLVSPTSGEMTLAGERGSLRSQRVRNKIGYMSQKFSLYDDLTIRENLEFFAGVYGVPQLERAEKIEWVLAFSGLEGRQDQITGSLPGGWKQRVAFGAAIMHEPSVLFLDEPTSGVDPLARRAFWKMINRLADAGAAILVTTHYLEEAEQCNRLGLMVAGEIVAEGNPGAIKAQQKGHLLEIIVDQPQRAADLLKNAAEPWRVSLFGDRLHVITDDDFDLEKRLAVDKLNTVGVHVVDVREGRFSLEDVFISVVQQSRPHGAVAGEA; translated from the coding sequence ATGACGACCTTGGTCCGGGATCAGTCTCGGAATGGGAATTTGGCGAAGGGAAAAGTTCCCATTGCCATATGTATACGAGACTTAAAGAAGCAATACGGAGATATTGAAGCGATCCGCGGAATTAATTTCGAGGTGAAACCAGGCGAGATATTCGGCTTGATAGGACCTGACGGAGCCGGTAAAACGTCAACCTTCCAGATTTTAGCGGGCGTGATGGAGGCCTCTTCGGGTCAGGCTGAAGTCTTTGGGCATCCTGCCCGCGATATGCGTGCTCAGACTGGTTACCTGACGCAGGCGTTTAGTCTCTATCCCGATCTGACCGTAATGGAAAACATTCGCTATATAGGTGATCTGCGTCGCGTTCCCGTAAACGAGATTATTGACCGGGGGAGCCAGTACCTTAAAGCGTTTGACATGGACCGCTTTGCTGGGCGTCTTGCCGGGCAGCTAAGTGGTGGCATGAAGCAGAAATTGGCGCTGATATGCGCGTTGGTGGCGCAACCTCGTGTTCTTGTCCTGGATGAACCGACCACCGGGGTCGATCCGGTCTCGCGCCGGGAGTTCTGGGATACCCTGGCCCATCTCTCTGGGATCGGTCTTACGATCCTCGTTGCCACTCCTTATCTAGATGAAGCCGAAAGGTGTCACCGCGTCGCTCTCCTGCATTTGGGAGAAATCCAACAAATTGGAACACCTGACGAGATACGCAACAGTTTGAACGCCAGCCGGTTGGAGCTTCGGACGGCAAATCTGGGCGAGGCTGAGCGCGTGCTTTCAAGAGTCAGCGGAGCTGAACGCGAGATTCTTGATGTGCAGCGGTTCGGCGATCGGCTTGATCTGCTGGCGCCGAATGTCCAAATTGCCGAGCGGATCGCGGTTCAAGCCTTGGCCTCCTCCAATCTTTCCGTAGAGGAGTTGCGCGTCGATCGTCCTACTTTGGAAAACACCTTCGTCGCCAAACTGCGGGGCCTTGGGCATCAAATGCACGACAAGCCGTTTCCCGCGCGCCATAGCCGCAAACGGCAGTCCAGCAACTTTGCCATCGCCGCCACCAGCCTGACGAGGAGGTTCGGAGACTTCTTGGCCGTCAAGAACGTCAATGTACAAGTCCGCTATGGAGAAATCTATGGATTGCTGGGTGCGAATGGCGCCGGCAAGACCACCACCATCAAGATGCTTTGCGGTCTCGTGAGTCCGACAAGCGGAGAAATGACTCTGGCCGGGGAGCGCGGCAGCCTGCGTTCGCAACGCGTGCGCAACAAGATCGGGTATATGTCGCAGAAATTTTCTCTCTATGACGATCTTACGATCCGGGAAAACCTGGAGTTTTTTGCTGGAGTCTATGGCGTGCCCCAACTGGAGCGCGCAGAAAAAATTGAATGGGTGCTTGCCTTTTCGGGGCTGGAAGGGAGGCAGGACCAGATTACTGGCAGTCTTCCGGGCGGGTGGAAGCAGCGCGTAGCGTTCGGGGCGGCGATCATGCACGAGCCCTCGGTGCTTTTTTTGGATGAGCCGACATCCGGAGTTGATCCTCTTGCCCGTCGGGCTTTTTGGAAGATGATCAATCGCCTGGCAGATGCGGGTGCCGCCATCCTAGTTACCACCCATTACCTGGAAGAAGCCGAGCAATGCAATCGTCTCGGGCTTATGGTGGCCGGCGAGATTGTGGCGGAAGGGAATCCGGGAGCGATCAAGGCCCAACAGAAAGGTCATTTGCTGGAAATCATTGTGGACCAGCCTCAACGTGCGGCTGACCTGTTGAAGAATGCCGCCGAACCCTGGCGCGTTTCACTGTTCGGAGACCGGCTTCACGTGATTACCGATGATGACTTTGATCTGGAGAAACGGCTGGCCGTGGACAAATTGAATACAGTCGGGGTTCATGTCGTCGATGTGCGCGAGGGGCGCTTCTCGCTCGAAGACGTATTCATCAGTGTAGTCCAACAATCACGGCCTCACGGGGCCGTTGCCGGGGAAGCATAA